One genomic segment of Drosophila melanogaster chromosome 3L includes these proteins:
- the CG13712 gene encoding uncharacterized protein, translating to MSDYSSYSNCSGNSQRREQSVSYALYLHRRELGRPRRKMMRIASTKLQLTNELIQLQQRRQWESAFELEFDAEASSQQMSALDREREYRDRLRTNMQRQLEKQQKRKRKYLEEIGKL from the coding sequence ATGTCAGACTATTCCAGCTACAGCAACTGCAGTGGCAACTCCCAGAGGAGAGAGCAATCCGTGAGCTATGCCCTCTACCTCCACCGTAGGGAGTTGGGTCGTCCCAGGCGCAAGATGATGCGAATCGCTAGCACCAAGTTGCAGCTGACAAACGAGCTCatccagctgcagcagcgtCGCCAATGGGAGTCGGCCTTTGAACTCGAGTTCGACGCGGAGGCCAGTTCCCAGCAGATGAGTGCCCTCGATAGGGAACGGGAATATAGGGACAGATTGCGAACCAATATGCAGCGGCAACTCGAGAAGCAGCAGAAACGCAAGCGAAAGTATCTCGAGGAAATCGGCAAGCTGTAG